In Porites lutea chromosome 9, jaPorLute2.1, whole genome shotgun sequence, a single window of DNA contains:
- the LOC140947904 gene encoding magnesium transporter NIPA2-like, translated as MATDDGNISTTTASIISTFGTNSSNEVDNSSFYTGLGLAISSSVFIGSSFIIKKKGLLKVTRSSGTRAGQGGYAYLREWLWWSGMITMIVGEIANFTAYAFAPAILVTPLGALSVLVSAMLASYFLNEKQNLHGKIGCILSIIGSTVLVIHAPQEEEVTSMEVLEPKLGSPGFVTYSILVIALAFVLIFYYGPRHGKTNILVYIAICSLIGSLSVMGCKGLGIVIKQTVSGHSQLANPVAWGLLGAVLACVMTQMNYLNKALDIFNTSLVTPIYYVMFTTLTIIASAILFREWEVMNSKDTIGAICGFLTIVFGVFLLHAFKDVHFSLKDILKFSQTNGVPRARKPHAPLNDESEAILMHHLGGDDEEETVFPNNANHL; from the exons ATGGCGACCGATGATGGAAATATTTCCACGACCACGGCTTCGA TTATATCAACGTTTGGGACCAATTCAAGTAATGAAGTCGATAACAGTAGTTTTTACACCGGTCTTGGTCTCGCCATTAGTTCTAGCGTTTTCATCGGAAGTAGTTTTATCATCAAGAAGAAGGGACTGCTCAAGGTTACTAGAAGTTCAGGAACGAGAGCAG GTCAAGGAGGTTATGCTTATCTGAGAGAATGGCTGTGGTGGTCTGGCATGATAACGA TGATAGTAGGTGAAATTGCCAACTTTACAGCATACGCCTTTGCACCAGCCATACTTGTTACTCCACTAGGTGCTCTGAGTGTTTTAGTAAG TGCAATGTTGGCATCATATTTCTTGAACGAGAAACAAAACCTCCATGGGAAAATAGGTTGTATTTTATCAATTATTGGTTCCACTGTTCTGGTCATACATGCACCACAGGAAGAAGAGGTTACAAGTATGGAAGTACTGGAGCCAAAGCTTGGATCTCCAG GTTTTGTGACATACAGTATCCTTGTTATAGCACTTGCATTTGTGTTAATCTTCTATTATGGACCACGCCATGGAAAAACAAACATTCTGGTTTACATTGCAATCTGTTCTCTGATTGGCTCATTGTCTGTCATGGGATGTAAAGGCCTTGGAATAGTAATAAAACAGACTGTCAGTGGACACAGCCAGTTGGCAAATCCTGTTGCTTGGGGGTTATTAGGAGCTGTATTGGCATGCGTCATGACACAGATGAACTACCTAAACAAAGCTCTTGATATCTTTAATACTTCACTGGTCACTCCAATCTATTATGTTATGTTCACGACGCTAACAATTATCGCATCAGCCATTTTGTTCCGAGAATGGGAAGTGATGAACTCAAAAGACACTATTGGAGCAATCTGTGGATTTTTAACCATAGTATTTGGCGTGTTTTTGTTGCATGCATTTAAAGATGTTCACTTTAGTTTAAAGGACATCCTAAAGTTTTCTCAGACAAATGGTGTGCCAAGAGCAAGGAAACCTCATGCTCCACTGAACGATGAATCAGAAGCAATCCTTATGCATCACTTGGGAGGTGACGATGAGGAAGAAACTGTGTTTCCAAATAATGCCAACCATCTATGA
- the LOC140947803 gene encoding uncharacterized protein has translation MAATFFLLLGLYLSVSPCFAIDSHASCFSKSKNVRPISSTHLYNKKKEKPLVIGHHGNPSKYQENTIDGFKSLKELKADGMEFDTFLTKDEQLVVIHYDNTETLTGKDHNIWDVTYNDLQQLDIKSTLRYGNKDYDFDKTRKIPLLSEVFDAVKDEELVMLLNLKPGYLRDRTESEKIGQTVAKLIAEKGLLDKVLLASFDPFKILAAKKENPSLTVGIFYKKGMWDQRDADDMKSEYGDLPGMRQCLESAPNGTEFMEFLFETGDLLRSTNSSFVVMDYNIYNNPKYSNNTFQTFKENYSPSLSFGAFIIDNLALTDEQRTKDDKILDMLIQNSASTLVTDNIPRLRKKLGRSSKGAPTGQPSTNKIALVLFGTVLFVCFINF, from the exons ATGGCGGCCACGTTTTTCCTCCTTTTGGGATTGTATCTCTCAGTATCGCCATGCTTCGCGATCGATTCACATGCATCTTGCTTTAGCAAATCCAAGAACGTGAGACCAATCTCAAGCACGCACCTCTACaacaagaagaaagagaaacccTTGGTCATCGGACATCATGGCAATCCGTCTAAATATCAAGAAAACACAATCGATGGTTTCAAGAGTTTGAAGGAATTGAAGGCTGACGGAATGGAGTTTGATACTTTTCTTACAAAGGATGAGCAATTGGTTGTTATCCATTATGACAACACAGAG ACACTGACGGGTAAGGATCACAATATATGGGACGTTACTTATAATGACCTCCAGCAACTTGACATCAAATCAACTTTACGATATG GAAATAAGGATTACGACTttgataaaacaagaaaaataccACTGCTGTCTGAGGTATTTGATGCAGTGAAAGACGAAGAACTGGTGATGTTATTAAAC CTGAAGCCAGGATATTTGCGAGATCGCACAGAGAGTGAAAAGATTGGTCAGACTGTGGCGAAACTCATTGCTGAAAAAGGTTTATTGGACAAGgttctcctcgcatcttttgaccCATTTAAGATTCTAGCTGCCAAGAAAGAGAATCCATCCCTTACTGTGGGgatattttacaagaaaggaATGTGGGACCAAAGAGATGCTGATGATATGAAGAGCGAGTATGGAGATTTGCCTGGAATGCGACAGTGCTTGGAAAGTGCACCCAACGGTACAGAGTTCATGGAATTTCTCTTTGAAACTGGCGATTTGCTAAGGTCCACCAACTCCAGTTTTGTTGTTATGGATTATAACATTTACAACAACCCGAAATATTCGAACAACACCTTCCAGACGTTTAAAGAAAACTACAGTCCTTCGCTCAGTTTTGGCGCTTTCATAATCGACAACTTGGCGCTGACAGACGAACAGAGGACTAAGGACGACAAAATTCTCGATATGCTGATTCAAAACAGTGCATCGACATTGGTTACCGACAACATCCCTCGCCTGAGAAAAAAACTCGGGCGCTCATCGAAGGGGGCTCCAACTGGACAACCTTCCACAAACAAGATAGCCTTGGTCCTTTTCGGTACGGTTCTCTTCGTTTGCTTCATCAACTTTtga